In one Solanum dulcamara chromosome 1, daSolDulc1.2, whole genome shotgun sequence genomic region, the following are encoded:
- the LOC129885971 gene encoding plasmodesmata-located protein 7-like codes for MVKILHFLLIFMYIFFSFFFPQISSDSSVDGFIYGGCSQIKYTPGSPYESNLNSLLTSLVNSATYSSYNKYSIVGSTQQDTINGLYQCRGDLSMPDCATCLARSVSQLTELCPQTCGGALQLQGCFVKYDNFSFLGLEDKDVVMKKCGPSNGFDLDEMGRRDSVLGSLMGGNGLYRVGGSEDVQGMAQCVGDLSMAQCQDCLSEAIGRLKKECGGGVYGDMFLGKCYARYTTKGAHLYDIPNHHDSHSESEKTFALIIGLLAGAALLIIFLTFMRRICGRNGK; via the exons ATGGTTAAAATTCTccattttcttctcattttcatgtatattttcttttctttcttctttcctcAAATTTCCTCTGATTCATCTGTTGACGGATTTATTTATGGTGGTTgctcacaaataaaatatacgcCCGGTTCGCCTTACGAGTCGAATCTCAACTCGCTACTCACATCTCTAGTCAACTCAGCAACTTACTCATCGTACAACAAATATAGtatagtggggtccacccagcAAGACACGATCAACGGTCTATATCAATGCCGAGGCGATTTATCCATGCCGGATTGCGCCACGTGTCTAGCACGCTCGGTGAGTCAACTCACCGAGTTGTGTCCACAGACATGTGGTGGAGCTCTACAATTACAAGGGTGTTTCGTGAAATACGATAACTTCTCCTTTTTGGGCTTGGAAGATAAAGATGTGGTGATGAAGAAATGTGGGCCGTCTAATGGGTTTGATTTAGATGAAATGGGCCGAAGGGATAGTGTTTTGGGAAGCCTAATGGGTGGTAATGGGCTTTATCGGGTTGGTGGGTCGGAAGATGTACAAGGTATGGCCCAATGTGTGGGTGATTTGAGTATGGCCCAATGTCAAGATTGTTTATCGGAGGCGATCGGACGGTTGAAAAAAGAGTGTGGTGGTGGTGTTTATGGTGACATGTTTTTGGGAAAATGTTATGCTAGGTATACAACTAAGGGAGCTCATCTATATGATATACCTAATCATCATG ATTCCCATAGTGAAAGTGAGAAGACATTTGCACTTATTATTGGATTATTAGCTGGGGCTGCTCTTCTCATCATTTTCTTAACTTTCATGAGAAGAATATGTGGAAGAAATG gtaaataa